The following proteins are encoded in a genomic region of Alnus glutinosa chromosome 8, dhAlnGlut1.1, whole genome shotgun sequence:
- the LOC133874916 gene encoding cytochrome P450 CYP72A219-like isoform X2, whose product MIFRLVSSPSSITLSKLTDMLHAFYQSSNDMISQWERLIGEEGSCELDVWPYIENLLGDVISRSAFGSSYTEGKRIFQLQKEQAELFVKAGQSVYIPGWRFLPTKLNKRMKEISREVGTLLKEIIDKRERERKAGNAANDDLLGVLMESNSRELQESGNEKNAAMSIADVIEECKLFYFAGQETTSVLLVWTMIMLSKYPNWQVRAREEVLQVFGKNKPDFDGLNHLKVVTMILLEVLRFYPPVTWMNRSVDKETKLGNLTIPAGVLIALPTILVQRDCELWGDNAKEFDPERFSEGVSKATRGQLSFFPFGGGPRICIGQNFAMMEAKMALTLILQHFSFELSPSYTHAPFTIITLQPQFGAHIILHKL is encoded by the exons GATATGTTACATGCATTTTATCAGAGTAGCAATGATATGATTAGCCAGTGGGAGAGGTTGATTGGTGAAGAGGGGTCCTGTGAGTTAGATGTGTGGCCTTATATTGAAAACCTGTTAGGTGATGTGATTTCTCGATCAGCATTTGGAAGTAGCTACacagaaggaaaaagaatattCCAACTCCAAAAAGAACAAGCTGAACTCTTTGTGAAAGCTGGACAATCTGTTTACATTCCAGGATGGAG GTTTCTACCAACTAAACTGAACAAGAGGATGAAGGAAATTTCCAGAGAAGTAGGAACTTTGCTGAAGGAAATCATTGACAAACGAGAGAGGGAAAGGAAGGCAGGCAATGCTGCCAATGATGATTTATTGGGTGTACTTATGGAATCCAATTCTAGAGAACTTCAAGAATCTGGAAATGAAAAGAATGCTGCAATGAGTATTGCAGATGTAATTGAGGAATGTAAGCTATTTTACTTTGCGGGGCAAGAGACCACCTCAGTTTTGCTTGTTTGGACAATGATTATGCTGAGCAAGTATCCAAATTGGCAAGTGCGTGCAAGAGAAGAGGTTTTGCAAGTCTTTGGCAAGAACAAACCAGACTTTGACGGGTTGAATCACCTTAAAGTT GTAACCATGATACTGCTTGAGGTTCTGAGGTTCTACCCGCCAGTAACTTGGATGAATCGATCAGTTGACAAGGAAACAAAGCTAGGAAATTTGACAATACCAGCAGGAGTGCTGATTGCTTTACCCACAATCCTTGTCCAACGTGATTGTGAACTTTGGGGAGACAATGCAAAGGAGTTCGACCCAGAGAGGTTTTCAGAAGGTGTTTCCAAGGCAACAAGGGGCCAACTATCATTTTTCCCATTCGGAGGGGGTCCTCGGATATGCATTGGACAAAACTTTGCTATGATGGAAGCGAAAATGGCTCTGACATTGATATTGCAGCACTTCTCATTTGAACTTTCTCCATCCTATACTCATGCTCCTTTCACAATTATAACTCTTCAACCTCAATTTGGTGCTCACATTATACTGCACAAACTCTAA